The following are from one region of the Polyangiaceae bacterium genome:
- a CDS encoding peptidoglycan DD-metalloendopeptidase family protein: protein MKRTSACLLGLGLGLLYAGSAGATPQLAAPWPCGVTCSVTQGHNTGSHTAEGAYAWDIGIGLGGEVSAPADGTVRMIRMDSSSYGCDSAYANDANYVIIAFGDGTEALFLHLQAGSSSLSVGQSVKRGDVVGRVGNSGWICGTHLHFQIQQSCGSWWCQSLPSTFQNFGDPSLGTNITSDNCGPPPSCDARLNGSELVIDESDSACFERATSYWWDVAEGYGDHHYYTFTTDAVDQETYGRWHFHVDTPGDYELSVHVPNSEASSQNAVYDVFDGAGITSSPSVNQAAQKGWVSLGVYSLTQGDDRYVSLGDNTGENYDSLMRKLSFDAVRWTPAGAGNGGAGGAGAEGGAAGASTGGSNSSNGGVANGGSAGSAGSWPGGGSGADSSGGAGAAGSAGAGFNPATSTSDGDSGCACRLTRNDAPRQSPSALFALLGLLLLRRRRSRRSALGPSQA, encoded by the coding sequence ATGAAGCGCACGTCAGCTTGCTTGCTTGGTTTGGGGTTAGGTCTGCTGTACGCCGGCTCGGCTGGCGCAACGCCCCAGTTGGCCGCGCCCTGGCCGTGCGGCGTGACCTGCTCCGTCACCCAAGGGCACAACACCGGTAGTCACACCGCAGAGGGCGCCTACGCCTGGGACATCGGCATCGGCCTTGGAGGCGAAGTCAGCGCGCCCGCGGATGGCACCGTGCGCATGATCCGCATGGATTCGAGCTCCTACGGTTGTGACTCCGCCTACGCAAACGATGCCAACTACGTGATCATCGCCTTCGGTGACGGTACGGAGGCGTTGTTTCTCCACCTGCAAGCCGGCAGCTCGAGCCTCAGCGTCGGACAGTCGGTGAAACGTGGCGACGTGGTCGGCCGCGTCGGCAATAGCGGATGGATCTGCGGCACGCACCTGCACTTTCAAATCCAGCAAAGCTGTGGCTCCTGGTGGTGCCAGAGCCTGCCCAGCACCTTTCAGAACTTCGGTGATCCGAGCCTCGGCACCAACATCACGAGCGACAACTGCGGTCCGCCCCCAAGCTGCGACGCCCGGCTGAACGGCTCGGAGCTGGTGATCGACGAGAGCGACTCCGCCTGCTTCGAGCGCGCCACTTCCTACTGGTGGGATGTCGCCGAGGGCTACGGGGACCACCACTACTACACATTCACCACCGACGCCGTGGACCAGGAGACCTACGGTCGCTGGCACTTCCACGTGGATACGCCCGGCGACTACGAGCTCTCGGTGCACGTCCCGAATAGCGAGGCTAGCTCCCAGAACGCCGTGTATGACGTGTTCGATGGAGCAGGCATCACGAGCAGCCCTAGCGTCAATCAAGCTGCGCAAAAGGGCTGGGTGAGCCTGGGTGTGTACTCCCTCACTCAAGGGGATGACCGCTACGTGAGCCTCGGCGACAACACCGGGGAGAACTACGACAGCCTGATGCGAAAGCTCAGCTTCGATGCGGTGCGCTGGACACCCGCAGGCGCCGGCAACGGAGGCGCGGGAGGCGCCGGCGCAGAAGGTGGCGCCGCGGGCGCAAGCACTGGCGGCAGCAACAGCAGCAATGGGGGCGTGGCAAACGGAGGCTCAGCTGGTTCCGCGGGGAGTTGGCCAGGCGGTGGCAGCGGCGCCGACAGCAGCGGCGGCGCAGGAGCGGCAGGCAGCGCCGGGGCGGGTTTCAACCCCGCAACCAGCACCTCCGACGGAGACTCCGGTTGTGCCTGCCGCCTGACGCGGAACGACGCCCCAAGGCAGTCGCCCAGCGCGCTGTTTGCACTCCTTGGGTTGCTGCTACTGAGGCGGCGGCGCTCGCGCCGCTCTGCGCTAGGTCCATCGCAGGCCTAG
- a CDS encoding tetratricopeptide repeat protein, whose translation MIHTAMEGSEEPSPELLYAAGHWLFEAERYADAATLFRLLAVTKPNDERAWVALGECHERVGHQRVALEMYGVGMVEAEPAPRCALGRARLLKNLGEDADEAFALARDCIYEADAEELLPILDACEREAH comes from the coding sequence ATGATCCACACGGCAATGGAGGGCTCCGAGGAGCCCTCCCCCGAGCTGCTCTACGCCGCGGGGCACTGGCTGTTCGAAGCCGAGCGCTACGCGGATGCCGCCACGCTGTTTCGCTTGCTGGCGGTCACCAAACCAAACGACGAGCGCGCCTGGGTGGCCCTGGGCGAGTGCCATGAGCGCGTCGGTCACCAGCGCGTTGCCCTGGAGATGTACGGCGTCGGCATGGTCGAGGCTGAGCCGGCGCCGCGCTGCGCCTTGGGCCGCGCGCGGCTACTGAAGAACCTGGGAGAAGACGCCGACGAGGCCTTTGCGCTGGCCCGCGACTGCATCTACGAGGCCGACGCCGAAGAGCTCCTCCCCATTCTGGACGCTTGTGAGCGAGAGGCGCACTGA